In Electrophorus electricus isolate fEleEle1 chromosome 6, fEleEle1.pri, whole genome shotgun sequence, a single genomic region encodes these proteins:
- the zdhhc23a gene encoding palmitoyltransferase ZDHHC23 isoform X2 yields MKQGHFKPPEPDDPLCCCGDIDQQRESCCCDCEELDDACERLLRVDSEKPDVLFRLVGGVMNCLGFSCSTLGPIRVEFSILPPMLLLPVLLRVAALHCMLGVVVLTALPGLVLWYYYITHRRKRQTLFFLSLALFSLAYMYYLFLTEIMPRGDVSNQQLVTVTTGMVLTLVSLVRTKQGPGFVQDNPPRPVHCSVTSTSQSKLCGQDPIHFNGVSQSEYPVRGKRKWCPMCQLVRPPRSGHCRICGRCVLRMDHHCIWINCCVGQGNHRHFLLTLLLFLLTSLYGISMVLHSVCPRRQSVFTALLYCPGVYSQYSTALCFTCVWYSCIVTGGLLHLLILQLINISYNVTEREVQIALRNRTAHRRYCGLVVETGIYSHGLRHNWAQFLTMHTPDGPPLSLTDMPGARNSFFRLHV; encoded by the exons ATGAAGCAAGGGCACTTCAAGCCTCCAGAACCGGACGATCCACTCTGCTGCTGTGGAGACATTGACCAGCAGAGAGAATCTTGCTGCTGTGACTGTGAGGAACTGGATGATGCATGCGAGAG acTGCTTCGGGTAGACTCAGAGAAGCCGGATGTTCTCTTCCGTCTTGTTGGTGGTGTGATGAATTGTTTGGGGTTTTCGTGCAGCACTCTGGGACCCATCCGTGTAGAGTTCTCCATCCTGCCCCCCATGCTCCTGCTTCCAGTCCTGTTGCGGGTGGCAGCATTGCACTGCATGCTGGGGGTTGTAGTCCTGACAGCCCTGCCTGGACTGGTGCTGTGGTACTACTACATAACGCACCGCAGGAAGAGACAGACATTGTTCTTCCTCAGCCTTGCGCTCTTCTCCCTTGCCTACATGTACTACCTCTTCCTCACGGAGATTATGCCCCGGGGTGATGTGAGCAATCAGCAGCTGGTCACCGTGACAACGGGAATGGTACTGACGCTCGTCTCTCTTGTGCGCACTAAACAGGGTCCCGGGTTCGTACAAGACAACCCGCCCAGACCTGTACACTGCAGTGTCACTTCCACCAGTCAGAGCAAACTCTGTGGTCAAGACCCTATCCACTTTAATGgagtcagccaatcagagtatCCAGtaagaggaaagaggaagtgGTGTCCCATGTGCCAACTGGTGCGTCCGCCAAGGTCAGGGCATTGCAGGATCTGTGGGAGGTGTGTGCTGCGAATGGACCATCACTGCATCTG gATAAACTGCTGTGTGGGACAGGGCAATCACAGACACTTCTTGTTgacactcctcctcttcctcctgacCTCTCTATATGGGATAAGTATGGTTCTGCACAGTGTGTGTCCACGCAGGCAGAGTGTGTTCACAGCTCTGCTCTACTGCCCTGGAGTCTACAGTCAGTACAG CACGGCGCTGTGTTTTACGTGTGTTTGGTACAGCTGTATTGTGACAGGGGGTTTGCTGCACCTGCTGATCCTGCAGCTCATTAATATCAGCTATAATGTCACGGAACGCGAGGTTCAGATCGCCCTGCGCAACAGAACTGCCCACCGGCGCTACTGTGGACTAGTGGTGGAGACCGGCATCTACTCCCATGGCTTACGTCACAACTGGGCCCAGTTCCTTACCATGCACACTCCTGATGGtccccccctttctctcacagataTG CCCGGTGCACGGAATTCATTTTTTCGACTCCATGTATAA
- the zdhhc23a gene encoding uncharacterized protein zdhhc23a isoform X1: MAFITCHTIKPIMAFITCHTIKPIMAFITCHNIKPITVLTTCHTIKPIMAFITCHTIKPIMAFITCHNIKPIMAFITCHNIKPIMAFITCHNIKPITVLTTCHTIKPIMAFITCHNIKPIMAFITCHNIKLITVLTTCYTIKPNTAFITCHNIKPIMAFITCHNIKPITVLTTCHAIKPILAFITCHNIKPIMAFITCHNIKLITVLTTCYTIKPNTAFITCHNIKPIMAFITCHNIKPITVLTTCHAIKPNMAFITCHNIKPITVLTTCHAIKPILAFITCHNIKPIMAFITCHNIKLITVLTTCYTIKPNTAFITCHNIKPIMAFITCHNIKPITVLTTCYTIKPNMAFITCHNIKPIMAFITCHNIKPIMAFITCHNIKPITVLTTCHAIKPNTAFITCHNIKLITVLTTCYTIKPILAFITCHNIKPNTAFITCHNIKPNMAFITCHNIKPVTVLTTCHIEERLNGCMLANLGENERST, translated from the coding sequence ATGGCCTTCATAACCTGTCACACCATTAAACCTATCATGGCCTTCATAACCTGTCACACCATTAAACCTATCATGGCCTTCATAACctgtcacaacattaaacctATCACAGTCCTCACAACTTGTCACACCATTAAACCTATCATGGCCTTCATAACCTGTCACACCATTAAACCTATCATGGCCTTCATAACctgtcacaacattaaacctATCATGGCCTTCATAACctgtcacaacattaaacctATCATGGCCTTCATAACctgtcacaacattaaacctATCACAGTCCTCACAACTTGTCACACCATTAAACCTATCATGGCCTTTATAACctgtcacaacattaaacctATCATGGCCTTCATAACCTGTCACAACATTAAACTTATCACAGTGCTCACAACCTGTTACACCATTAAACCTAACACGGCCTTCATAACctgtcacaacattaaacctATCATGGCCTTCATAACctgtcacaacattaaacctATCACAGTCCTCACAACCTGTCACGCCATTAAACCTATCCTGGCCTTCATAACctgtcacaacattaaacctATCATGGCCTTCATAACCTGTCACAACATTAAACTTATCACAGTGCTCACAACCTGTTACACCATTAAACCTAACACGGCCTTCATAACctgtcacaacattaaacctATCATGGCCTTCATAACctgtcacaacattaaacctATCACAGTCCTCACAACCTGTCACGCCATTAAACCTAACATGGCCTTCATAACctgtcacaacattaaacctATCACAGTCCTCACAACCTGTCACGCCATTAAACCTATCCTGGCCTTCATAACctgtcacaacattaaacctATCATGGCCTTCATAACCTGTCACAACATTAAACTTATCACAGTGCTCACAACCTGTTACACCATTAAACCTAACACGGCCTTCATAACctgtcacaacattaaacctATCATGGCCTTCATAACctgtcacaacattaaacctATCACAGTGCTCACAACCTGTTACACCATTAAACCTAACATGGCCTTCATAACctgtcacaacattaaacctATCATGGCCTTCATAACctgtcacaacattaaacctATCATGGCCTTCATAACctgtcacaacattaaacctATCACAGTCCTCACAACCTGTCACGCCATTAAACCTAACACGGCCTTTATAACCTGTCACAACATTAAACTTATCACAGTGCTCACAACCTGTTACACCATTAAACCTATCCTGGCCTTCATAACctgtcacaacattaaacctAACACGGCCTTCATAACctgtcacaacattaaacctAACATGGCCTTCATAACctgtcacaacattaaacctGTAACGGTCCTCACAACCTGTCACATCGAGGAGAGATTGAATGGCTGTATGCTAGCTAATCTCGGAGAGAATGAGCGTTCTACGTAA
- the LOC113570172 gene encoding thiosulfate sulfurtransferase/rhodanese-like domain-containing protein 1 gives MRLTIGAWRAVMGSLMAVVVLAKQGGGSCDDGFDCSYKLEPRTVYSQAIDSDIVVTYEQLKEMIATGNVQLFDVRNPDEFEEGSIPGATNIPLGDLEKAFRLTPDQFRQHYGVSMPEKSDCNFILHCQRGRRSLTALETLKPLGYVRARHYAGGYSEWAQLEAQ, from the exons ATGCGTCTAACAATCGGCGCCTGGCGAGCAGTGATGGGGAGCCTAATGGCTGTGGTTGTTTTGGCGAAGCAGGGCGGAGGATCTTGCGATGACGGATTCGACTGTTCGTATAAACTAGAACCTCGGACTGTTTATTCGCAAGCCATCGATTCAG ACATTGTAGTAACTTATGAGCAGCTAAAGGAGATGATAGCCACTGGAAATGTGCAGCTGTTTGATGTTCGCAATCCAGATGAATTTGAGGAAGGTTCCATCCCAGGAGCCACTAATATTCCAT TGGGGGACCTGGAGAAGGCGTTCAGGCTGACTCCAGATCAGTTCAGACAGCATTATGGGGTCTCCATGCCTGAGAAAAGTGACTGTAACTTCATACTCCACTGCCAGAGGGGTCGCCGCAGTCTCACTGCACTGGAGACTCTCAAGCCTCTGGGATACGTCAG AGCACGTCATTATGCTGGAGGTTACAGTGAGTGGGCTCAACTTGAAGCACAGTGA
- the LOC113570234 gene encoding cystatin-B-like, translating to MDTVCGGASKTQVATPEIQQLCDKVKHDALKQAGVTFKMFVAKSFISQVVAGTNYFIKAQVGDHDFVHLKVFQSLPCYGHKVELIAIQTKKTLDDTITMF from the exons ATGGATACAGTGTGCGGAGGAGCAAGCAAGACCCAAGTCGCGACGCCAGAGATCCAGCAACTCTGTGATAAG GTGAAGCATGATGCTTTGAAGCAGGCAGGGGTGACATTTAAGATGTTTGTTGCCAAGTCATTCATCTCCCAGGTTGTGGCAGGAACCAACTACTTCATCAAG GCGCAGGTCGGAGATCATGACTTTGTTCACCTGAAAGTGTTTCAGTCTCTCCCGTGTTATGGACATAAAGTGGAACTAATTGCAATACAGACCAAAAAGACCTTAGATGACACCATCACCatgttctga